A single window of Atribacterota bacterium DNA harbors:
- a CDS encoding radical SAM protein — protein MSYFDSIKAFTTEQVVKLIVNSLRNVSDETIIKLTYLAEKLTPIEYYRDQIRGLRQMFEEKRPQIVLARKVLQETHPNVREKLMVNVIVKSILLGVPKRQKLEKELGCQVPFFFVVSPTMRCNLNCYGCYAGQYRKESDMPIELLDRIFTEAKEMGMNFLTISGGEPFIRKEHLDLFEKHNDISFQIYTNGTLIDRNLAKRLAQMGNVYPAISMEGYEEETDTRRGKGTFKRVMEAMEALRDEGVLFGFSITATRQNTELVCSDEFMDFLISKGCSFGWYFTYVPIGKKPDVNLMPTPEQRIHLRNQVHRLRYEKPIFIGDFWNDGPYVGGCIAGGRRYFHINNSGDVEPCVFCHFTVDNIKNKSLKEAFSSPFFRAIQERQPYDNNLMRPCMLIDVPEVLREVVEKYGARPSHEGADSLVTELKGAVDEYAQAFKELSDEIWERDYKGTIYYKDYKTERQEYLHKLEEEASKTKEKARV, from the coding sequence ATGAGTTATTTTGATTCGATCAAAGCATTTACTACAGAACAGGTTGTGAAACTCATAGTGAATTCTTTGCGTAACGTCTCCGATGAGACGATCATTAAACTCACCTATCTTGCCGAGAAGCTGACCCCAATTGAGTATTATCGGGACCAGATCCGGGGTCTCCGTCAGATGTTCGAAGAAAAAAGACCCCAAATTGTCCTGGCCCGAAAGGTACTCCAGGAAACCCACCCAAACGTGCGAGAAAAACTCATGGTGAACGTTATCGTAAAAAGTATTCTCCTGGGTGTCCCCAAAAGACAAAAACTGGAAAAAGAACTGGGGTGTCAGGTACCCTTTTTCTTTGTGGTGAGCCCTACCATGCGCTGCAACCTGAATTGCTACGGTTGTTACGCTGGCCAGTACCGTAAAGAGAGTGACATGCCCATCGAGCTTTTAGACCGAATTTTTACCGAAGCCAAAGAAATGGGCATGAATTTCCTGACCATCTCGGGAGGGGAACCATTCATTCGCAAAGAACACCTGGATTTATTTGAAAAACATAACGATATCTCTTTCCAGATCTACACCAATGGAACGTTAATCGACCGGAACCTTGCCAAACGATTAGCCCAGATGGGTAACGTGTACCCAGCCATCAGTATGGAAGGCTATGAAGAGGAAACCGATACCCGTAGAGGCAAAGGGACATTCAAACGCGTTATGGAAGCCATGGAAGCCCTGCGTGATGAAGGCGTCCTCTTTGGATTCTCCATCACCGCCACCCGCCAGAATACGGAACTGGTATGTAGCGATGAATTCATGGATTTTCTGATCAGTAAGGGTTGTAGTTTCGGCTGGTACTTCACCTATGTACCAATTGGGAAAAAACCAGACGTGAACCTCATGCCCACCCCCGAACAGAGAATCCACCTGAGAAATCAAGTTCATCGCTTGCGTTATGAGAAACCAATCTTTATTGGAGACTTTTGGAACGACGGTCCCTATGTGGGTGGATGTATCGCTGGCGGTCGACGTTACTTCCACATTAACAACTCTGGGGATGTGGAACCCTGTGTCTTTTGCCACTTCACCGTTGACAATATCAAAAATAAATCCCTCAAAGAGGCGTTCTCCTCACCCTTCTTCCGCGCAATCCAGGAAAGACAGCCCTATGATAATAACCTCATGCGACCCTGTATGCTCATTGACGTTCCTGAAGTCCTCCGCGAAGTAGTAGAAAAATACGGCGCTCGTCCCAGCCATGAAGGGGCTGACAGCCTGGTTACTGAACTAAAAGGGGCAGTTGACGAGTACGCTCAGGCCTTCAAAGAGCTGAGTGACGAAATCTGGGAAAGAGACTATAAAGGAACAATCTATTACAAGGATTACAAAACCGAAAGGCAGGAATACTTGCACAAGCTGGAAGAAGAAGCATCAAAAACGAAAGAGAAGGCACGAGTATAA
- a CDS encoding uracil-DNA glycosylase has product MVTFKKKKEELLEEVKKEVERCTLCDLANNRTRTVLGEGNPDAILMFIGEGPGEEEDKTGRPFVGKAGQLLTRILQSVNIEREEVYIANMVKCRPPGNRAPTQEEMASCFPYLEAQIAIVNPSLIITLGSISTSFLLETKESISKIRGKWFEWRGGKKIFPMFHPSFLLRYDSRSPGSPKYLTWMDIQEVKRVYDLLKQGT; this is encoded by the coding sequence GTGGTCACTTTTAAAAAAAAGAAGGAAGAGCTTCTGGAAGAAGTGAAAAAAGAGGTCGAGCGATGCACACTTTGTGACCTGGCCAATAACCGTACCAGGACCGTCCTGGGAGAGGGAAATCCTGACGCCATTCTTATGTTTATCGGAGAAGGACCAGGAGAAGAAGAGGACAAAACCGGAAGGCCCTTCGTGGGCAAAGCAGGGCAGCTTTTGACCAGAATTCTTCAGTCGGTCAATATTGAGAGAGAGGAGGTGTACATTGCCAACATGGTTAAGTGCCGCCCGCCTGGGAACAGAGCACCAACTCAGGAAGAAATGGCTTCATGTTTTCCTTATCTCGAAGCACAAATTGCCATTGTGAATCCTTCTTTAATCATTACCTTAGGAAGTATTTCCACCAGCTTTTTGCTGGAAACCAAAGAATCAATCAGTAAAATCCGAGGGAAATGGTTTGAGTGGCGAGGGGGAAAGAAAATCTTTCCCATGTTCCATCCCAGTTTTCTCCTCCGCTACGATTCTCGTTCCCCCGGTTCGCCAAAATATCTGACTTGGATGGATATCCAAGAAGTGAAAAGGGTCTATGACCTGCTCAAGCAGGGAACCTGA